A DNA window from Corvus cornix cornix isolate S_Up_H32 chromosome 13, ASM73873v5, whole genome shotgun sequence contains the following coding sequences:
- the LOC104689535 gene encoding serine protease inhibitor Kazal-type 5-like isoform X1, with product MKIEGASVVLALAFFCFFSDVASQASIKNECRKIWSLLRSGKYSCPITKEVFSSPNNKGDLNKCMMCQRLLERDSKNKGSGGEADRKVNSLGKDECREFRDLFNRGKLSCTRENDPVRDASGKQHSNKCIMCAEKFKRENERKLSKNRQGKDKDDCSEFRSQFEAGGRLSCTRENAPVRDASGKQHTNKCLMCAEKFKKEAQAQRGGGTVQRNKLPPSERTYQKNCGGSRQGVNERRPFSGRGPQGQRGKNCNQSPGRKSQSRDTAEDPMLDCDRILHGVKGGRIFCSESSQPVCGTDGKTYKNECDLCSAAMRASNFITVNYRGECQEPAPEVE from the exons ATGAAAATAGAAGGTGCCTCGGTGGTCCTTGCTCtggcatttttctgcttcttctcag ATGTTGCCAGTCAAGCTTCGATTAAG AACGAATGCAGGAAAATTTGGTCACTTCTGCGCAGTGGGAAGTATTCCTGTCCCATCACCAAGGAGGTCTTCAGCAGCCCAAATAACAAAGGAGACCTCAACAAGTGCATGATGTGCCAAAGGCTGCT GGAAAGAGACTCAAAAAACAAAGGGAGTGGTGGAGAGGCGGACAGGAAGGTGAACTCCTTGGGAAAG GATGAGTGTCGGGAGTTTCGGGATCTGTTCAACAGAGGGAAACTTTCCTGCACCAGGGAGAACGACCCTGTCCGGGATGcctctgggaagcagcacagcaataAGTGCATCATGTGTGCAGAGAAGTT CAAAAGGGAGAATGAGCGGAAGTTATCTAAAAACAGACAAGGAAAAGATAAG GATGACTGCAGCGAGTTTCGCTCCCAGTTTGAAGCTGGTGGCCGCCTGTCCTGCACGAGGGAGAACGCCCCTGTCCGGGATGCCTCTGGCAAGCAGCACACCAACAAATGTCTCATGTGTGCTGAGAAGTT TAAAAAGGAAGCTCAAGCTCAAAGAGGGGGTGGAACTGTCCAGCGCAACAAATTGCCCCCTTCAGAGAGGACATACCAG AAGAACTGTGGTGGTTCACGGCAGGGTGTAAACGAGAGGCGTCCCTTCTCGGGCAGAGG CCCACAAGGTCAGCGTGGCAAAAACTGCAACCAGTCACCCGGCCGCAAGTCACAGAGCAGAGACACCGCTGAGGACCCGATG ctgGACTGTGATCGAATTCTGCATGGGGTAAAGGGTGGAAGGATTTTCTGCAGCGAATCCTCACAACCAGTCTGTGGCACTGATgggaaaacatacaaaaatgaATGTGACTTGTGTTCAGCTGCCAT GAGAGCTTCAAACTTCATCACGGTAAACTATCGAGGCGAGTGCCAAGAGCCTGCCCCTGAAGTG GAGTAA
- the LOC104689535 gene encoding serine protease inhibitor Kazal-type 5-like isoform X2: MKIEGASVVLALAFFCFFSDVASQASIKNECRKIWSLLRSGKYSCPITKEVFSSPNNKGDLNKCMMCQRLLERDSKNKGSGGEADRKVNSLGKDECREFRDLFNRGKLSCTRENDPVRDASGKQHSNKCIMCAEKFKRENERKLSKNRQGKDKDDCSEFRSQFEAGGRLSCTRENAPVRDASGKQHTNKCLMCAEKFKKEAQAQRGGGTVQRNKLPPSERTYQKNCGGSRQGVNERRPFSGRGPQGQRGKNCNQSPGRKSQSRDTAEDPMSK; encoded by the exons ATGAAAATAGAAGGTGCCTCGGTGGTCCTTGCTCtggcatttttctgcttcttctcag ATGTTGCCAGTCAAGCTTCGATTAAG AACGAATGCAGGAAAATTTGGTCACTTCTGCGCAGTGGGAAGTATTCCTGTCCCATCACCAAGGAGGTCTTCAGCAGCCCAAATAACAAAGGAGACCTCAACAAGTGCATGATGTGCCAAAGGCTGCT GGAAAGAGACTCAAAAAACAAAGGGAGTGGTGGAGAGGCGGACAGGAAGGTGAACTCCTTGGGAAAG GATGAGTGTCGGGAGTTTCGGGATCTGTTCAACAGAGGGAAACTTTCCTGCACCAGGGAGAACGACCCTGTCCGGGATGcctctgggaagcagcacagcaataAGTGCATCATGTGTGCAGAGAAGTT CAAAAGGGAGAATGAGCGGAAGTTATCTAAAAACAGACAAGGAAAAGATAAG GATGACTGCAGCGAGTTTCGCTCCCAGTTTGAAGCTGGTGGCCGCCTGTCCTGCACGAGGGAGAACGCCCCTGTCCGGGATGCCTCTGGCAAGCAGCACACCAACAAATGTCTCATGTGTGCTGAGAAGTT TAAAAAGGAAGCTCAAGCTCAAAGAGGGGGTGGAACTGTCCAGCGCAACAAATTGCCCCCTTCAGAGAGGACATACCAG AAGAACTGTGGTGGTTCACGGCAGGGTGTAAACGAGAGGCGTCCCTTCTCGGGCAGAGG CCCACAAGGTCAGCGTGGCAAAAACTGCAACCAGTCACCCGGCCGCAAGTCACAGAGCAGAGACACCGCTGAGGACCCGATG agcaAGTAA
- the LOC104689535 gene encoding serine protease inhibitor Kazal-type 5-like isoform X3, whose product MKIEGASVVLALAFFCFFSDVASQASIKNECRKIWSLLRSGKYSCPITKEVFSSPNNKGDLNKCMMCQRLLERDSKNKGSGGEADRKVNSLGKDECREFRDLFNRGKLSCTRENDPVRDASGKQHSNKCIMCAEKFKRENERKLSKNRQGKDKDDCSEFRSQFEAGGRLSCTRENAPVRDASGKQHTNKCLMCAEKFKKEAQAQRGGGTVQRNKLPPSERTYQKNCGGSRQGVNERRPFSGRGPQGQRGKNCNQSPGRKSQSRDTAEDPME is encoded by the exons ATGAAAATAGAAGGTGCCTCGGTGGTCCTTGCTCtggcatttttctgcttcttctcag ATGTTGCCAGTCAAGCTTCGATTAAG AACGAATGCAGGAAAATTTGGTCACTTCTGCGCAGTGGGAAGTATTCCTGTCCCATCACCAAGGAGGTCTTCAGCAGCCCAAATAACAAAGGAGACCTCAACAAGTGCATGATGTGCCAAAGGCTGCT GGAAAGAGACTCAAAAAACAAAGGGAGTGGTGGAGAGGCGGACAGGAAGGTGAACTCCTTGGGAAAG GATGAGTGTCGGGAGTTTCGGGATCTGTTCAACAGAGGGAAACTTTCCTGCACCAGGGAGAACGACCCTGTCCGGGATGcctctgggaagcagcacagcaataAGTGCATCATGTGTGCAGAGAAGTT CAAAAGGGAGAATGAGCGGAAGTTATCTAAAAACAGACAAGGAAAAGATAAG GATGACTGCAGCGAGTTTCGCTCCCAGTTTGAAGCTGGTGGCCGCCTGTCCTGCACGAGGGAGAACGCCCCTGTCCGGGATGCCTCTGGCAAGCAGCACACCAACAAATGTCTCATGTGTGCTGAGAAGTT TAAAAAGGAAGCTCAAGCTCAAAGAGGGGGTGGAACTGTCCAGCGCAACAAATTGCCCCCTTCAGAGAGGACATACCAG AAGAACTGTGGTGGTTCACGGCAGGGTGTAAACGAGAGGCGTCCCTTCTCGGGCAGAGG CCCACAAGGTCAGCGTGGCAAAAACTGCAACCAGTCACCCGGCCGCAAGTCACAGAGCAGAGACACCGCTGAGGACCCGATG GAGTAA
- the LOC104689536 gene encoding ovoinhibitor-like isoform X1, which yields MKLTGGFVRAALALCCCLGTAFGVQLDCSQYSSGITKDGRSWVACPRNLQPVCGTDGNTYSNDCGICLHNVEHSASVEKEHDGECDPKPIVVDCSNYRRAVVDDRVVVACPRIFKPVCGSDSFTYNNDCGICAYNAEHDTNVTKIHEGPCKESVAVDCSTYLSGTKAGEAIGACPFILREICGTDGVTYSNDCALCAHNMEYGTQVAKKHDGRCIEEAHQLNCSRYPTSTLKDGRELMACTMIYDPVCGTDGVTYASECTLCAHNLEHRTSLGKRKNGLCEEDITRALCKDFKEVSPICTLEYMPHCGSDGKTYSNRCAFCNAYLESRTTLNIMSLTEC from the exons ATGAAGCTGACAGGAGGTTTCGTGAGGGCAGCTCTtgccctttgctgctgcttgg gtacTGCCTTTGGAGTTCAG CTTGATTGCAGCCAGTACTCCAGTGGCATTACCAAGGATGGGAGGTCTTGGGTAGCTTGCCCAAGGAACTTGCAACCTGTCTGTGGCACTGACGGCAACACGTACAGCAACGACTGTGGGATCTGCCTCCACAACGT GGAGCACAGCGCCAGCGTGGAGAAGGAACACGATGGAGAATGTGACCCAAAACCTATCGTG GTTGATTGCAGTAATTACCGAAGAGCTGTAGTAGACGATCGTGTCGTAGTAGCGTGCCCAAGGATATTTAAACCAGTCTGTGGCTCAGATAGCTTCACTTATAACAACGACTGTGGGATCTGCGCCTACAACGC agaACACGACACCAATGTTACCAAAATACATGAGGGGCCCTGCAAGGAATCTGTCGCT GTTGACTGCAGCACGTACCTGAGCGGTACCAAAGCCGGCGAGGCCATCGGAGCCTGTCCCTTCATCCTGCGCGAGATCTGCGGGACAGACGGTGTCACCTACAGCAACGACTGTGCCCTGTGTGCCCACAACAT GGAATACGGAACCCAGGTTGCCAAGAAGCACGATGGAAGGTGCATAGAAGAAGCTCACCAA CTGAACTGCAGCCGGTACCCCACGTCCACGCTGAAGGATGGCAGGGAGCTGATGGCCTGCACCATGATCTACGACCCCGTGTGCGGCACCGACGGTGTCACCTACGCCAGCGAGTGCACCCTGTGTGCCCACAACCT ggAGCATCGGACCAGCCTTGGCAAGAGAAAGAACGGACTCTGTGAAGAGGATATTACAAGA GCCCTTTGCAAGGATTTCAAAGAAGTCTCTCCTATCTGCACCTTGGAATATATGCCCCACTGTGGCTCTGATGGCAAAACCTACAGCAACAGATGTGCTTTCTGCAACGCCTACCT GGAAAGCAGGACTACTCTCAACATCATGAGCTTGACTGAATGCTAA
- the LOC104689536 gene encoding ovoinhibitor-like isoform X2, translating to MKLTGGFVRAALALCCCLGTAFGVQLDCSQYSSGITKDGRSWVACPRNLQPVCGTDGNTYSNDCGICLHNVQHGTDVKKSHDGRCKAESTPVDCSTYLSGTKAGEAIGACPFILREICGTDGVTYSNDCALCAHNMEYGTQVAKKHDGRCIEEAHQLNCSRYPTSTLKDGRELMACTMIYDPVCGTDGVTYASECTLCAHNLEHRTSLGKRKNGLCEEDITRALCKDFKEVSPICTLEYMPHCGSDGKTYSNRCAFCNAYLESRTTLNIMSLTEC from the exons ATGAAGCTGACAGGAGGTTTCGTGAGGGCAGCTCTtgccctttgctgctgcttgg gtacTGCCTTTGGAGTTCAG CTTGATTGCAGCCAGTACTCCAGTGGCATTACCAAGGATGGGAGGTCTTGGGTAGCTTGCCCAAGGAACTTGCAACCTGTCTGTGGCACTGACGGCAACACGTACAGCAACGACTGTGGGATCTGCCTCCACAACGT ACAACACGGGACTGATGTTAAGAAAAGCCATGATGGAAGATGCAAGGCAGAAAGCACTCCT GTTGACTGCAGCACGTACCTGAGCGGTACCAAAGCCGGCGAGGCCATCGGAGCCTGTCCCTTCATCCTGCGCGAGATCTGCGGGACAGACGGTGTCACCTACAGCAACGACTGTGCCCTGTGTGCCCACAACAT GGAATACGGAACCCAGGTTGCCAAGAAGCACGATGGAAGGTGCATAGAAGAAGCTCACCAA CTGAACTGCAGCCGGTACCCCACGTCCACGCTGAAGGATGGCAGGGAGCTGATGGCCTGCACCATGATCTACGACCCCGTGTGCGGCACCGACGGTGTCACCTACGCCAGCGAGTGCACCCTGTGTGCCCACAACCT ggAGCATCGGACCAGCCTTGGCAAGAGAAAGAACGGACTCTGTGAAGAGGATATTACAAGA GCCCTTTGCAAGGATTTCAAAGAAGTCTCTCCTATCTGCACCTTGGAATATATGCCCCACTGTGGCTCTGATGGCAAAACCTACAGCAACAGATGTGCTTTCTGCAACGCCTACCT GGAAAGCAGGACTACTCTCAACATCATGAGCTTGACTGAATGCTAA